Below is a genomic region from [Chlorobium] sp. 445.
GTGAAGGATTCAAAGTTGTGCATTCCCACAAAGAGTGCGCTGGCTTGGCGCATTGCATCGACATTGAGGCTATCTTTGACCCACCACACGAAGCGTTTGCCAAAGGCGGTGCGTCGCCGTGAGATTTGATAGATGTAGCTGCGTGCCACTGCGCTATGGCGCGCATGGAAAGTCTCTGGGGCTTTTTCAAGATGCAAGACATGAATATCGGGCGGCAACTCATCATTGATTTTGAGTTGCAAGATGTCTGGCGGGATGCGTGTTTGGCACTCGAGGTGTGCGACTTGGCATAGAGCATGTACGCCAGCGTCGGTGCGTCCAGCACCTTGCAGGTCAATTTCACGCTCTGGCAAAATGCGCTTTAGCGCTTCAAGCAGTTCACCTTGAACTGTCCGTGCATGTTTTTGCACTTGCCAACCGCTGTAGCGTGTGCCTTCATACTCAATTTCTAATTTGAATCGCATCGCTGCACTGTATTGCTGCGTTTTATGTGATTTATGTGATTGTGTTCCTGTGCTGTGTGCCAACGCACAGCAAGTGCATATTTACTGAAACTAATTTTTATGCGTGCAGTTTCGATAGGGAAACAGCGTAACGCACTTTACTTGAACATTTGACGCTTTGCGACACTTCATTGCTCAAGTTGTCTAAAATCACTAAACTTACTACGACTATGTACATGCTCAATACGCTTATCCGTCACAAGTCCCATTCCTGTATGCGCGTCAATGTAAAAATCACATCTCCAACAGATTTCTATTTTGATAACTTAGCTTCGTCAGAAATTAACGGTACGCTTTCTACGGTTGTGGAACTCGAGAAAAAACTGCCGGGGTACTTGGAGAAAGCGATTGTGCTTCAACTCGATACAGAGGTTTGTATTTCAGGTACATCAGGCTCGAGTCTTTTGCTTCAATGTGATTCAGAACATGCAACGATACGCTTGCTTCAAGGCAAATCGAACTGGGCAAATGTTTATCTCATTCCACACGCGTTTGTACCGACCCGTCAAGGCATTTACGAGGATGCCAATCTTGTTTTCATTGGGCGCGCAATGGTTGTTCCACTTTCTTCTTTTATCGTTAATTCATGATACGCATTTCTGATTCTACTCTCTCAATGATGGTCGCTCATGCTCAAAGCACTTTTCCTGAAGAGTGCGGCGGGCTTTTGCTTGGCACGCTGTCAGAGCACTCTGGCAAGCTGGTTCTGAGTGTTGTTGAAGCCCTTCGGCTTGAGAATGTGCGTTTAGAGTCACGACACAATCGCATTGAAATCAACCCTCTTGATTATGCTAAAGCAGAGCGCTACGCGATGAAAAAACATCTTGGGGTATGGGGCTTTTATCACTCTCATCCTAATGCTGACGCCATTCCTTCTGAATTCGATCGTCAGCACTTTCCTTTCACAAACTGGTGGTATCCGATTGTGAGTGTCAAAGGTTTAGGCAATGTGCATGTACGCTGCTGGAAACTCTCCGAAGCACGTGACCGCTTCACTGAAGAAGCCATTGAACGTATGCCTGTTTTTCATGAGTAAGTGTTTTTTAATTTTGCCTTCTTGACTTTGCGCTTTGGGTTTCTCGGCATCGAGTTTGGACAGCGGTGTTGCTCTCACTGCCACTGCTCTACACTTACCCATGTTTGGGCGCTCAATTCCACATCATCACGACAAGGAACTTTGACTTTTGCCAGAAGGTCTGCGGGTCTTTGATTTTTAGCACACTTTCCTTTTCGGTAACGGACGCAAGTTCGTATGAGTTGGAGCTGTGTGTGGTCAAAATCTTGATTTGATAGACATTTCGCGGAATTGAGATTTCTTTTGCCTCGTTGATATCAATTTTCTTGAACTTTGAAACATCAAAAT
It encodes:
- a CDS encoding tRNA pseudouridine(38-40) synthase TruA — translated: MRFKLEIEYEGTRYSGWQVQKHARTVQGELLEALKRILPEREIDLQGAGRTDAGVHALCQVAHLECQTRIPPDILQLKINDELPPDIHVLHLEKAPETFHARHSAVARSYIYQISRRRTAFGKRFVWWVKDSLNVDAMRQASALFVGMHNFESFTADDSTEKSTKVLLAPIELKECGELILLRFWGSHFLWKMVRQIVGVIVEVGRGKLSLAEVQSFFESKSQRPAQLTAPPSGLFFERAYYHATETPGELKPALMLAFETLHTSKTQGVKSHNQGKNQSV